Proteins encoded within one genomic window of Streptomyces kaniharaensis:
- a CDS encoding glycosyltransferase family 2 protein codes for MPSPLISVVLPAYDQQNQLAACLDSLLGQSFRDVEVIVVADRSPGTPRDLVDEFAARHPQVSALHLDAAVGVGVSRNAGAARATGEYLLFLDADHLLPPDGLQALADRLSETGPVDVLQFGHTRRHNGREWPGGAEKPLAEAGPEVAGPFDRPELLGAPPLIWDRLVRRGHWEELRLAFPDGRYEEIPVVHAAMLGARRVAVLPRECVQLRRRETVHPTGSPGSSVFDIFEQYERTFALMEDQPHLYAVRDALFVRMIRHYLFVFDLAGCVTRAERPQFFHRAAEHHRRFQPPGHRKPGGREGVKFSLLAGGAYPAFEVAKLSHIARGSLTGAGRRKD; via the coding sequence ATGCCCTCACCCCTGATCAGTGTCGTGCTCCCCGCCTACGACCAGCAGAATCAGCTGGCGGCCTGTCTGGACTCGCTGCTCGGCCAGTCCTTCCGGGACGTCGAGGTGATCGTGGTCGCCGACCGCTCCCCCGGCACCCCGCGGGACCTCGTCGACGAGTTCGCGGCGCGCCATCCGCAGGTGTCGGCGCTGCACCTGGACGCGGCGGTCGGGGTCGGGGTGAGCCGGAACGCGGGGGCGGCGCGGGCGACCGGCGAGTACCTGCTGTTCCTGGACGCCGACCACCTGCTGCCACCGGACGGGCTGCAGGCACTCGCCGACAGGCTGAGCGAGACCGGGCCGGTGGACGTGCTGCAGTTCGGGCACACCCGGCGGCACAACGGCCGCGAGTGGCCCGGCGGGGCGGAGAAGCCGCTGGCCGAGGCCGGGCCGGAGGTGGCCGGGCCGTTCGACCGGCCGGAGCTGCTGGGCGCGCCGCCGCTGATCTGGGACCGCCTGGTGCGCCGCGGCCACTGGGAGGAGCTGCGGCTGGCCTTCCCCGACGGCCGGTACGAGGAGATCCCGGTCGTCCACGCGGCGATGCTCGGCGCCCGGCGGGTGGCCGTCCTGCCGCGCGAGTGCGTGCAGCTGCGGCGCCGGGAGACGGTGCACCCGACCGGCTCGCCGGGCAGCAGCGTGTTCGACATCTTCGAGCAGTACGAGCGCACCTTCGCGCTGATGGAGGACCAGCCGCACCTGTACGCCGTCCGCGACGCGCTGTTCGTCCGCATGATCCGGCACTACCTGTTCGTCTTCGACCTCGCCGGGTGCGTGACGCGCGCCGAGCGGCCGCAGTTCTTCCACCGGGCCGCCGAGCACCACCGCCGCTTCCAGCCGCCGGGCCACCGGAAGCCGGGCGGCCGCGAGGGGGTCAAGTTCTCGCTGCTGGCCGGCGGCGCGTATCCGGCGTTCGAGGTGGCCAAGCTGTCCCACATCGCCCGCGGCTCGCTCACCGGGGCCGGCCGGCGGAAGGACTGA